Proteins found in one Homalodisca vitripennis isolate AUS2020 chromosome 4, UT_GWSS_2.1, whole genome shotgun sequence genomic segment:
- the LOC124360351 gene encoding LOW QUALITY PROTEIN: FMRFamide receptor (The sequence of the model RefSeq protein was modified relative to this genomic sequence to represent the inferred CDS: inserted 2 bases in 1 codon), with product MDVLENDTNATFSDIYMNANEDEAFFEFIAYGVLLNLIGLMGIIGNVISMIILSRPQMRSSINYLLIGLARCDTVLIVTSILLFGLPAIYQYTKTDLLFAYQYKIFAFLCLVVFPVALIAQTVSVYLTLTVTLERFVAVCHPLQARSLCTYGRARLYVILIIIFSTIYNLSRFWEIKIREEYNEETNSTVYMPVTSDLRQNKIYISLYIHWLYMIFIYFLPFSCLAVLNGAIYRQVRRANQERQRLSRLQKKEIGLATMLLCVVVVFVLCNILPLVTNVLECFYDIIIDQLVKTSNLLVTINSSVNFVIYVIFGEKFKRLFLKMFCSHGMWSCAGALGGRDSPXDGATHEDSLISNGDGRNYSVRGVHLCQLHRSGTTIVRNGRLGTTKNYHRSMRVSRTLSPGPCVYYPARSAPETWDETTTTTTLNQL from the exons ATGGACGTACTTGAGAACGACACCAACGCCACCTTTTCGGACATTTACATGAATGCCAATGAGGACGAAGCCTTCTTTGAGTTCATCGCCTACGGTGTGCTCTTGAACCTCATCGGTCTTATGGGCATTATAGGGAACGTTATCTCCATGATAATTCTGTCCCGTCCTCAGATGAGGTCATCAATAAACTACCTCCTGATTGGTCTCGCTCGCTGTGACACGGTTCTCATCGTGACATCCATATTACTATTCGGCCTTCCGGCTATTTATCAATATACAAAGACTGATCTTCTTTTTGCTTATCAATATAAGATATTCGCTTTTCTCTGCCTAGTAGTATTTCCAGTAGCACTAATCGCTCAAACTGTTTCTGTTTATTTGACCTTGACTGTCACCTTGGAACGGTTCGTGGCGGTCTGTCATCCACTCCAAGCACGATCCTTGTGCACCTACGGAAGAGCGAGGCTCTACGTCATACTTATCATCATATTCTCAACTATATACAACCTTTCTCGATTCTGGGAGATTAAGATAAGAGAGGAGTACAACGAGGAGACCAACTCTACAGTTTATATGCCAGTTACCTCTGATTTGAGACAAAACAAGATCTACATCTCCTTGTATATCCACTGGTTGTACATgattttcatttactttcttcCGTTCAGCTGTTTAGCAGTTCTCAATGGTGCTATTTACAGACAG GTGCGGCGAGCTAACCAAGAACGCCAGAGGCTATCCAGGCTCCAGAAGAAAGAGATCGGCCTCGCAACGATGTTGCTGTGTGTTGTAGTGGTCTTCGTGTTGTGCAACATCCTCCCTCTGGTCACGAACGTGTTGGAGTGTTTCTACGACATCATCATCGATCAACTAGTAAAGACGAGTAACCTCCTCGTGACCATAAACTCCTCAGTGAATTTTGTGATTTATGTGATATTCGGCGAGAAGTTCAAGCGACTGTTTCTCAAGATGTTCTGTTCGCACGGGATGTGGTCGTGTGCAGGCGCACTAGGAGGTAGGGACTCTCC GGACGGTGCCACTCACGAGGATAGTCTGATATCTAACGGTGACGGCAGGAACTATTCTGTGCGTGGTGTCCACTTGTGTCAGTTACATCGGTCGGGCACCACTATAGTCCGTAACGGTCGACTCGGTACCACCAAGAACTACCACCGCAGCATGCGTGTCTCCCGCACTCTCTCCCCTGGACCCTGCGTGTACTATCCGGCCCGCTCGGCACCGGAGACCTGGGACGAGACCACTACCACCACCACTCTCAACCAGCTGTAA